A region from the Sphingomonas brevis genome encodes:
- a CDS encoding YkvI family membrane protein, translated as MSPTVPIKSSWFQRYLLPGFAFKAVVIGGGYATGRELAEFFLPSGAWGGLAAMALSMTLFSLCCIVTFLFARQFGARDYVTFFKQLLGPGWVLFEGAYILFIVLILAVYGAAAGSIGTALFGVNHVWGTLALGLSIIAIVTFGNASVERMFAYVSYLLYAVYALFVILAFSRFGNDIRAAFSNEAAVGSWAAGGTVYAGYNLIGAVVILPVMRHLTSNRDAVVAGLLAGPLAMLPGALFFACMVAFLPDIASATLPSDFMLQRLDLPLFHMLFQLMIFSALLESGASSVHAINERIAKTVKTRRGVELSHRMRLLISLAMLLFCMFLAERFGLVALIANGYRALAYILLAVFVLPLLTFGVWRLWRQQSTPLEAK; from the coding sequence ATGAGCCCAACCGTGCCGATCAAGTCTTCCTGGTTTCAACGCTATTTGCTGCCCGGATTCGCCTTCAAGGCAGTCGTCATCGGCGGCGGCTATGCCACCGGCCGGGAACTGGCGGAATTTTTCCTGCCGAGCGGGGCCTGGGGCGGTCTGGCAGCCATGGCGCTGTCGATGACATTGTTCAGCCTGTGCTGCATCGTGACATTTCTCTTCGCACGCCAATTCGGCGCCCGCGATTATGTGACCTTCTTCAAGCAGCTTCTCGGCCCGGGGTGGGTGCTGTTCGAGGGCGCCTACATCCTGTTCATTGTCCTGATTCTTGCCGTCTATGGCGCGGCCGCAGGATCGATCGGCACCGCCCTGTTCGGCGTGAACCATGTTTGGGGCACGCTGGCGCTGGGGCTGTCGATTATCGCGATCGTGACGTTCGGCAACGCCTCGGTCGAGCGGATGTTCGCCTATGTCTCCTACCTGCTCTACGCCGTCTACGCCCTGTTCGTGATCCTGGCTTTCAGCCGTTTCGGTAATGACATCAGGGCGGCATTTTCGAACGAAGCTGCGGTCGGCAGCTGGGCCGCCGGAGGAACGGTCTACGCCGGTTATAATCTGATCGGGGCGGTCGTGATCCTGCCGGTGATGAGGCACCTCACCAGCAATCGCGACGCAGTCGTGGCCGGGCTGCTTGCAGGACCGTTGGCGATGCTGCCTGGTGCGCTCTTCTTTGCCTGCATGGTCGCCTTTCTGCCCGACATCGCTTCGGCGACGCTGCCGTCGGACTTCATGCTTCAGAGGCTCGATTTGCCGCTGTTCCACATGCTGTTCCAGCTGATGATCTTTTCGGCGCTGCTGGAGAGCGGGGCGAGCTCGGTCCACGCTATCAACGAGCGTATCGCCAAGACCGTGAAGACCAGACGCGGGGTGGAGCTCAGCCATCGCATGCGGCTGCTGATTTCGCTCGCGATGCTTCTGTTCTGCATGTTCCTTGCCGAGCGCTTCGGGCTCGTTGCGCTGATCGCGAACGGCTATCGCGCGCTGGCCTATATCCTGCTCGCCGTTTTTGTCCTGCCGCTCCTGACCTTCGGCGTCTGGCGGCTCTGGCGTCAACAATCGACACCCCTGGAGGCTAAATGA
- a CDS encoding DUF1611 domain-containing protein — MAEPSRALDPQGQDVGLPQPYLLFLGDTVEPGYAKTAFGLCDWAPDRCIGELALPGATVSTGIPRLSCREAYAKGARALLIGVATPGGAIPHHWISALLDALKAGLDIVSGMHARLNDIPQLAATAEMLGRRLIDVRVPPARIPIATGRKRCGKRLLTVGTDCALGKKYAALSIARGLEGRGADVTFRATGQTGIMIAGSGIPIDAVVSDFIAGAAEMLTPDAPPDHIDVIEGQGSLFHPAYAAVSLGLLHGSQPDMFVACHEPGRTHVLGYSGFQLPSIEELILQTVVLGKLTNPDIRCVGVSLNTSGMNVEAAQRLIAAESDRLGLPVADPVRGGPAFERLLDRCQG, encoded by the coding sequence GTGGCCGAACCGAGCCGAGCGCTAGATCCGCAGGGACAGGATGTAGGGCTTCCGCAACCCTACCTCCTGTTCCTCGGGGATACGGTCGAGCCAGGCTATGCCAAGACCGCATTTGGCCTGTGCGATTGGGCTCCGGACCGATGCATCGGCGAGCTTGCCTTGCCAGGCGCGACGGTAAGCACCGGCATTCCCCGGCTGAGCTGCCGCGAAGCATATGCAAAGGGCGCCCGGGCATTGCTGATTGGTGTCGCGACGCCGGGCGGGGCAATCCCGCACCATTGGATTTCGGCTCTGCTCGACGCCCTGAAGGCCGGGCTGGATATCGTGTCGGGCATGCATGCCAGGCTCAACGACATTCCCCAGCTCGCTGCCACAGCCGAAATGCTCGGCCGCCGCCTCATCGATGTGCGAGTGCCGCCGGCCAGGATTCCGATCGCGACGGGCCGGAAGCGCTGCGGCAAGCGGTTGCTTACAGTTGGCACCGATTGCGCGCTGGGCAAGAAATATGCGGCGCTGTCGATCGCTCGGGGACTGGAAGGGCGCGGTGCGGACGTGACGTTCCGCGCAACCGGCCAGACCGGTATCATGATTGCCGGTTCAGGAATCCCGATCGATGCCGTCGTGTCCGACTTCATCGCCGGCGCCGCCGAAATGCTGACGCCCGATGCGCCGCCCGATCATATCGACGTGATCGAGGGCCAGGGTTCGCTGTTCCACCCGGCCTATGCGGCTGTGTCGCTCGGTCTGTTGCACGGAAGCCAGCCCGATATGTTCGTGGCTTGCCACGAGCCCGGCCGGACCCATGTTCTCGGCTATTCCGGTTTCCAGCTTCCCTCGATCGAAGAACTCATTTTGCAGACCGTAGTGCTCGGCAAGCTGACCAACCCGGATATCCGATGCGTTGGCGTTAGCCTGAATACATCCGGCATGAACGTTGAAGCCGCTCAACGGCTGATCGCGGCCGAGTCCGACCGGCTTGGCCTTCCGGTGGCCGACCCTGTAAGAGGCGGTCCCGCCTTCGAGCGCCTGCTCGATCGCTGCCAAGGCTAA